In a single window of the Phoenix dactylifera cultivar Barhee BC4 unplaced genomic scaffold, palm_55x_up_171113_PBpolish2nd_filt_p 000480F, whole genome shotgun sequence genome:
- the LOC103722711 gene encoding auxin-responsive protein IAA1-like: MSTDTGKSSTESEVSGLDYEETELKLGLPGGSRIAGSEPEKKRGFAETVDLSLAGEPRSRDPGDRSTDGLVSGAGKPPAAKAQVVGWPPVRSFRKNALKSCTYVKVAVDGAPYLRKVDLEIYGGYQQLLTALEDMFSCFTVRNYPNERRLVDPVNGTEYVPTYEDKDGDWMLVGDVPWKMFVASCKRLRLMKSSEAVNLAPRTPQGSTSAR; the protein is encoded by the exons ATGTCGACGGACACGGGGAAGAGCTCGACGGAGTCGGAGGTGTCCGGTCTGGACTACGAGGAGACGGAGCTGAAGCTGGGCCTGCCCGGGGGGTCCCGGATCGCCGGATCGGAGCCGGAGAAGAAGCGGGGGTTCGCCGAGACCGTGGATCTCAGCCTCGCGGGCGAGCCGCGCTCCAGAGATCCCGGCGATCGCTCCACCGACGGCCTCGTCTCCGGCGCCGGCAAGCCCCCAGCTGCTAA GGCCCAGGTGGTGGGGTGGCCGCCGGTGAGGTCGTTCCGGAAGAACGCGTTGAAGAGCTGCACGTACGTGAAGGTGGCCGTCGACGGCGCCCCCTATCTCCGGAAGGTTGACCTCGAGATATACGGCGGCTACCAGCAGCTCTTGACCGCCCTCGAGGACATGTTCTCCTGCTTTACCGTCC GTAACTATCCCAACGAGAGGAGGCTGGTGGATCCCGTGAACGGGACGGAGTACGTGCCCACGTATGAGGACAAGGATGGCGACTGGATGCTCGTAGGGGACGTCCCTTGGAA AATGTTTGTTGCATCATGCAAGCGTCTTCGGTTGATGAAAAGCTCAGAAGCTGTCAATTTAG CTCCAAGGACGCCCCAGGGTTCCACGAGCGCCAGGTGA